In Nicotiana tabacum cultivar K326 chromosome 17, ASM71507v2, whole genome shotgun sequence, one DNA window encodes the following:
- the LOC142171464 gene encoding protein FAR1-RELATED SEQUENCE 5-like, with product MKGRWVLTRDDLAIRTNTSIGLPAKSFDDADDADDDNHYLEEEGEVGEDMEMSNESNENNIVIGPITGMRFNNKDVIFDFYKEHARLSRFCIVKKTSNKKGRDIVRYVQYGCDRSRKPRNKHVTKRRNCRARINEILEENVSWRVSKVVKKHNHQLEPALSRLMAGHRSLSKFLKRALIAKDIAGLRPSKNIRVTEVLAGGPENLGCTPKDCRNYILNSRKLQLQEGDAQ from the exons ATGAAGGGTCGATGGGTTCTCACTCGAGATGACCTTGCAATCCGTACAAATACCTCTATAGGACTTCCTGCAAA ATCATTTGACGATGCTGATGATGCTGATGATGACAACCATTATTTAGAGGAAGAGGGAGAAGTTGGAGAGGACATGGAAATGTCTAATGAGTCAAATGAAAATAATATAGTAATAGGTCCAATTACTGGAATGCGGTTCAATAATAAGGATGTTATATTTGATTTTTACAAAGAACATGCAAGATTATCAAGGTTTTGCATTGTcaaaaaaacatcaaacaaaaaagGTCGTGATATTGTAAGGTATGTGCAATATGGTTGTGATAGGTCTAGGAAACCAAGGAATAAGCATGTTACCAAGAGGAGGAACTGTCGTGCTAGAATAAATGAAATTTTGGAGGAGAATGTTTCATGGCGTGTTTCAAAGGTGGTTAAAAAACATAATCATCAATTGGAACCAGCACTATCGCGATTGATGGCTGGACACAGATCGCTTAGTAAGTTTCTTAAGAGAGCTCTTATAGCCAAAGATATTGCTGGCTTAAGACCCTCAAAAAATATAAGAGTCACTGAAGTACTTGCTGGTGGCCCCGAAAATCTTGGTTGTACACCAAAGGACTGTAGAAATTATATTTTGAATAGTAGAAAGCTTCAATTGCAAGAAGGGGATGCACAATAA